One region of Salinirubrum litoreum genomic DNA includes:
- a CDS encoding flippase activity-associated protein Agl23: protein MPDDDPESDTPPSPSPPDSTPAEDSEPTQHAEQTADARTVTRTDARTATTPLLSRDRTTLAVAGIVLVALVVRLAGLGTRSFHWDEARVGYWTLRYLETGFFQYRPVAGGPFLQIVNRHVFALFGPSDTTARLVPALLGGLLPATALLFRGRLRDDETLALAALFAVEPALLYFSRFSRGDVPLVVFTVLAVGCLLRAYDGYVASQRPGATEAPTGATPRRWVYAGLLCGTLALTTSAFVLPTLACVLFAGYVVADQRLLRRGDGPAAGLTELAERLPSAREAVTPVARGALLAVVVLVTFFAPRAGPFGGASLWRPATFPTVLVESLVRPASAVWGVWIVNREGHAVLPYLADFAGLVAAVALPVLLLAVAAFLWDRYREGRPRGLVTFGSLWGGTALLLFPIASETLGPWLLVYVTAPLAFPAAVGLAGLVRWGRESAGRSEAGNVAAVTLLLVAFAGGVAVPATENAVGQPDRADRLADYAQPADDLDGFHANVSAAVAGHEGTDVVYVGDQFYTPSASQNEFPPVSDRWGNRLPLAWYVERTGATTDSVRTVEELDTVDDPPAVVIALAGQRGALSRTLGDGYTATEYRYRLWNERVVVFVAD, encoded by the coding sequence ATGCCCGACGACGACCCCGAGTCGGACACCCCGCCCTCCCCTTCTCCCCCGGACAGCACGCCGGCAGAGGACTCCGAACCGACACAACACGCCGAGCAGACGGCCGACGCCAGAACCGTGACAAGGACCGACGCCCGCACCGCGACGACACCCCTCCTGTCCCGCGACCGGACCACCCTCGCGGTCGCCGGCATCGTCCTCGTGGCACTCGTCGTGCGACTCGCGGGGCTCGGCACCCGGAGCTTCCACTGGGACGAGGCCCGCGTCGGCTACTGGACCCTGCGCTACCTCGAGACCGGCTTCTTCCAGTACCGCCCGGTCGCCGGCGGTCCCTTCCTCCAGATCGTCAACCGCCACGTCTTCGCCCTGTTCGGACCCTCGGACACGACCGCCCGACTCGTTCCCGCACTCCTCGGCGGCCTACTCCCGGCGACCGCACTCCTCTTTCGGGGACGGCTCCGGGACGACGAGACGCTCGCACTCGCGGCGCTGTTCGCGGTCGAACCCGCGCTGCTGTACTTCTCGCGGTTCTCGCGGGGCGACGTACCGCTCGTCGTCTTCACGGTCCTCGCGGTCGGCTGTCTGCTCCGAGCCTACGACGGCTACGTCGCCAGCCAGCGCCCCGGCGCGACCGAGGCTCCGACCGGCGCGACGCCGCGTCGGTGGGTCTACGCCGGCCTCCTCTGTGGGACGCTGGCCCTGACGACCTCCGCGTTCGTCCTCCCGACGCTCGCCTGCGTGCTGTTCGCGGGCTACGTCGTCGCCGACCAGCGACTCCTCCGGCGTGGCGACGGCCCTGCGGCCGGTCTCACCGAACTCGCAGAGCGTCTGCCCTCGGCCCGCGAGGCGGTGACGCCGGTCGCTCGCGGTGCCCTGCTGGCGGTCGTCGTCCTCGTCACGTTCTTCGCGCCGCGGGCCGGCCCCTTCGGCGGCGCGAGTCTCTGGCGACCCGCGACGTTTCCGACGGTGCTCGTCGAGTCGCTGGTCCGGCCCGCCTCGGCGGTCTGGGGCGTCTGGATCGTGAACCGCGAGGGCCACGCCGTCCTGCCGTACCTCGCCGACTTCGCCGGACTCGTCGCGGCGGTCGCGCTCCCGGTTCTCCTGCTCGCGGTCGCCGCTTTCCTCTGGGACCGTTACCGCGAGGGGCGACCGCGCGGCCTCGTCACCTTCGGCTCGCTGTGGGGCGGGACCGCGCTCCTGCTGTTCCCCATCGCGAGCGAGACGCTCGGGCCGTGGCTCCTCGTCTACGTCACCGCGCCGCTGGCGTTTCCGGCCGCCGTCGGTCTCGCCGGACTGGTCCGGTGGGGCCGAGAGAGCGCGGGGCGGAGCGAGGCCGGCAACGTCGCGGCCGTCACCCTGCTACTCGTCGCGTTCGCCGGTGGGGTGGCGGTCCCGGCCACCGAGAACGCGGTCGGCCAGCCGGACCGCGCGGATCGGCTCGCCGACTACGCCCAACCGGCCGACGACCTCGACGGGTTCCACGCGAACGTCTCGGCTGCGGTCGCGGGCCACGAGGGAACCGACGTGGTGTACGTCGGCGACCAGTTCTACACGCCCTCGGCCTCACAGAACGAGTTCCCGCCCGTCAGCGACCGCTGGGGGAACCGCCTCCCTCTCGCGTGGTACGTCGAGCGAACCGGCGCGACGACCGACAGCGTCCGGACCGTCGAGGAACTCGACACGGTGGACGACCCGCCGGCGGTCGTGATCGCCCTGGCCGGCCAGCGTGGGGCACTCTCGCGGACACTCGGTGACGGCTACACCGCGACCGAGTACCGGTATCGGCTGTGGAACGAGCGCGTGGTCGTCTTCGTCGCGGACTGA
- a CDS encoding DUF5795 family protein yields MSNRVVQGRMVTSETLAELIEGERPMEAEPIEDADRDCPECGGNVLSVGYMPSVTEFVTAYKCQDCDWGESDRD; encoded by the coding sequence ATGAGCAATCGCGTCGTGCAGGGACGGATGGTGACTTCGGAGACACTCGCGGAACTGATCGAGGGTGAGCGCCCGATGGAGGCGGAACCCATCGAGGACGCCGACCGCGACTGTCCGGAGTGCGGGGGCAACGTCCTCTCGGTGGGGTACATGCCGAGTGTCACCGAGTTCGTGACGGCCTACAAGTGTCAGGACTGCGACTGGGGCGAGTCGGATAGAGACTGA
- a CDS encoding lysylphosphatidylglycerol synthase domain-containing protein, which produces MRRVVRFAVGATLGVGALVAYLWVVGVDTVLARAAQIAPWAFGLVVLLVVLEGIADGIGVWASIRPLGDGLSAPQAVQFALAGDFFDTLSPAGPVSSEPIMARFIGVTTATTYSDALGVRSVAKYVKSGAQILVSTLVAGVVLLGGDLPQYLVATMGGTVLGLVVAGAVLVRFRAGLSKPLVVGLTPVVSLVSGLYREEPHDRSVVEAAVERFWTRIVRFRESPELLLLIAVGGVTEQLLTAAALWVALAGTGTTVPFLPILAVVPLPQIASVVPIPGSLGAKDVLLSGALTLTTGAASAATLAAVLVVRTVSIPFGVSAGGLCVAFLRGWRPGV; this is translated from the coding sequence GTGCGACGAGTCGTGCGGTTTGCCGTCGGTGCGACGCTGGGTGTCGGAGCGCTGGTCGCGTATCTCTGGGTCGTCGGCGTCGACACCGTCCTCGCCAGAGCCGCGCAGATCGCGCCGTGGGCGTTCGGCCTCGTCGTCCTGCTCGTGGTCCTCGAAGGGATCGCAGACGGCATCGGCGTCTGGGCGTCGATCCGCCCGCTGGGTGACGGGCTCTCGGCTCCGCAGGCGGTGCAGTTCGCGCTGGCGGGCGACTTCTTCGACACGCTCAGTCCGGCCGGCCCGGTGAGTTCCGAACCGATCATGGCCCGGTTCATCGGCGTCACGACCGCGACGACCTACAGCGACGCGCTCGGCGTCCGGTCGGTGGCGAAGTACGTCAAGTCCGGCGCACAGATCCTCGTCTCGACGCTGGTCGCCGGGGTCGTCCTCCTCGGCGGCGACCTGCCGCAGTATCTCGTCGCGACGATGGGCGGGACCGTCCTCGGCCTGGTGGTCGCGGGCGCGGTGCTCGTCCGGTTCCGCGCCGGCCTGTCGAAACCGCTGGTCGTCGGCCTGACGCCGGTCGTCTCGCTCGTCTCCGGACTCTACCGCGAGGAGCCACACGACCGGTCGGTCGTCGAGGCGGCGGTCGAGCGGTTCTGGACGCGGATCGTCCGGTTCCGCGAGTCGCCCGAACTGCTCCTGTTGATCGCGGTCGGCGGGGTCACGGAGCAGCTTCTCACCGCCGCCGCGCTGTGGGTCGCGCTGGCCGGCACCGGGACGACCGTTCCCTTCCTGCCGATTCTCGCGGTCGTGCCCCTGCCGCAGATCGCCAGCGTGGTGCCGATTCCGGGGAGCCTCGGCGCGAAGGACGTGTTGCTGAGTGGCGCGCTGACGCTGACGACCGGCGCGGCTTCGGCGGCGACGCTGGCGGCCGTGTTGGTCGTCAGGACCGTCTCGATTCCGTTCGGTGTGTCTGCCGGCGGGCTGTGTGTGGCGTTTCTGCGTGGCTGGCGGCCGGGTGTGTGA
- a CDS encoding ArsR family transcriptional regulator gives MQPTTTQRRQSDGPDDFDTWRALQKSTDKKRADIIADLVGHPSGLASVEELDYMNPPLSEDAIRRHLNTLREVGVVRRREFETGNRVQGYPYQFYEITEEARALFDRNGLFPESAWQRQYASVEKTSRIREIESMPRPEV, from the coding sequence ATGCAACCGACGACTACGCAACGTCGGCAGTCCGATGGTCCGGACGACTTCGACACGTGGCGTGCGCTCCAGAAGTCGACCGACAAGAAACGGGCAGACATCATCGCCGACCTCGTCGGCCACCCGAGCGGACTGGCGAGCGTCGAAGAACTCGACTACATGAACCCTCCGCTGAGTGAAGACGCCATCCGTCGACACCTGAACACGCTCCGTGAGGTGGGCGTCGTCAGACGCCGAGAGTTCGAGACTGGGAATCGCGTCCAGGGGTATCCGTACCAGTTCTACGAGATCACCGAGGAGGCACGCGCGCTGTTCGACCGGAACGGACTGTTTCCGGAGTCGGCGTGGCAACGGCAGTACGCGAGCGTCGAAAAGACGTCCAGAATCCGTGAGATCGAATCGATGCCGCGTCCAGAGGTGTAG
- the secY gene encoding preprotein translocase subunit SecY, which translates to MGWKEAAEPVLTRMPSVARPEGHVPFRRKLGWTAGILVLYFFLTNVTLFGLGTVEGDFYGQFRSILAGQQGSVLQLGIGPIVTASIVLQLLGGADLLGLDTDDPRDQILYQGLQKLLVVVMIFLTGLPMVFAGNFLPASDAVAQSLFGSTGGTATNGVKTLIFAQIAVGGILILFMDEIVSKWGVGSGVGLFIIAGVSQQLVGGLFAWQGLSQASQDGFIATWIAIITGEIQLGSGSVLTPTGIQDLLLGTGDILALVTTVLIFGIVVYAESVRVEIPLSHARVKGARGRFPVKLIYASVLPMILVRALQANIQFLGRILNSQLGATMPVWLGDYTQQGQVVGGVFYYLAPIQARSDWMWFIGLTPTAVEPWQIIIRVLVDLTFMLIGGAIFAIFWVETTGMGPEATAKQIQNSGMQIPGFRRNPQVIEKVMERYIPQVTVIGGALVGLLAVMANMLGTIGQVSGTGLLLTVSITYKLYEEIAEEQLMEMHPMMRNMFGGGGD; encoded by the coding sequence ATGGGATGGAAAGAAGCCGCCGAACCGGTACTCACGCGGATGCCCTCCGTGGCCCGGCCAGAGGGGCACGTCCCCTTCAGGCGGAAGCTCGGCTGGACCGCCGGGATCCTCGTGTTGTACTTCTTCCTGACGAACGTCACGTTGTTCGGCCTCGGCACCGTCGAGGGCGACTTCTACGGCCAGTTCCGGAGCATCCTCGCGGGACAGCAGGGGTCGGTCCTCCAACTGGGGATCGGTCCCATCGTCACCGCGAGCATCGTCCTGCAACTGCTCGGCGGGGCCGACCTGCTCGGCCTGGACACCGACGACCCGCGTGATCAGATCCTCTACCAGGGGCTCCAGAAGCTCCTGGTCGTCGTGATGATCTTCCTGACGGGCCTGCCGATGGTGTTCGCCGGGAACTTCCTGCCCGCCAGCGACGCGGTCGCACAGTCGCTGTTCGGCAGTACCGGCGGCACCGCGACGAACGGCGTGAAGACGCTGATCTTCGCGCAGATCGCGGTCGGCGGTATCCTGATCCTGTTCATGGACGAGATCGTCTCCAAGTGGGGCGTCGGCAGCGGGGTCGGGCTGTTCATCATCGCGGGCGTGAGCCAGCAGCTCGTCGGCGGCCTGTTCGCGTGGCAGGGGCTCTCCCAAGCGAGTCAGGACGGCTTCATCGCCACCTGGATCGCCATCATCACCGGTGAGATCCAGCTCGGCTCCGGCTCGGTGCTGACGCCGACCGGGATCCAGGACCTGCTGCTCGGGACCGGCGACATCCTCGCGCTGGTGACGACGGTGCTCATCTTCGGTATCGTCGTCTACGCCGAGTCCGTCCGCGTCGAGATTCCCCTCTCGCACGCCCGGGTGAAGGGCGCGCGCGGTCGCTTCCCGGTGAAGCTCATCTACGCCAGCGTCCTGCCGATGATCCTCGTCCGCGCACTGCAGGCGAACATCCAGTTCCTCGGCCGCATCCTCAACAGCCAACTCGGCGCGACGATGCCCGTCTGGCTCGGTGACTACACCCAGCAGGGACAGGTCGTCGGCGGGGTGTTCTACTACCTCGCCCCGATCCAGGCACGCTCCGACTGGATGTGGTTCATCGGGCTGACGCCCACGGCAGTCGAGCCGTGGCAGATCATCATCCGCGTCTTGGTGGACCTGACGTTCATGCTGATCGGCGGGGCCATCTTCGCCATCTTCTGGGTGGAGACCACCGGCATGGGGCCGGAGGCGACCGCCAAGCAGATCCAGAACTCCGGGATGCAGATCCCCGGCTTCCGGCGGAACCCGCAGGTGATCGAGAAGGTCATGGAGCGGTACATCCCGCAGGTGACCGTCATCGGCGGCGCGCTGGTCGGCCTGCTCGCCGTGATGGCGAACATGCTCGGCACCATCGGGCAGGTCTCCGGGACCGGCCTCCTGCTGACGGTCTCCATCACCTACAAACTCTACGAGGAGATCGCCGAAGAGCAGTTGATGGAGATGCACCCGATGATGCGGAACATGTTCGGCGGCGGCGGCGACTGA
- a CDS encoding uroporphyrinogen-III synthase — protein sequence MPSDEDTETTPAGNADKRLTVAVFRPDDERLADAVELLESLGCEAVADPMLAVDPTGATPEAGDYVIFTSKTGVELVADAGWNPAEDTTVCAIGDSTADALRRAGYPVDVVPETFSSAGLVERLADEVSGARVEVARSDHGSAVLLDGLREAGADVHETVLYRLVRPESAGESAERAAAGDLDVALFTSSLTVENFLDAAAARGVRADAVAGLGEAVVGVIGDPTAETARGVGIPVDVVPARADFETLACETVEFASPTYHE from the coding sequence ATGCCGAGTGACGAGGACACCGAGACGACTCCTGCCGGAAACGCGGACAAGCGACTCACGGTCGCCGTCTTCCGCCCGGACGACGAGCGTCTCGCAGACGCGGTCGAACTGCTCGAATCGCTCGGCTGCGAGGCGGTCGCCGATCCGATGCTCGCGGTGGACCCGACCGGCGCGACGCCGGAGGCGGGCGACTACGTGATCTTCACGAGCAAGACCGGCGTCGAACTCGTCGCCGACGCGGGCTGGAACCCGGCCGAGGACACCACGGTCTGTGCCATCGGCGACAGCACCGCCGACGCGCTCCGGCGGGCCGGCTACCCGGTCGACGTCGTGCCGGAGACGTTCTCCTCGGCCGGTCTCGTCGAGCGACTCGCAGACGAAGTGAGCGGCGCGCGCGTCGAGGTCGCCCGGAGCGACCACGGGAGCGCGGTCCTGCTCGACGGCCTGCGCGAGGCCGGCGCGGACGTCCACGAGACCGTCCTCTATCGACTCGTCCGGCCCGAGAGCGCGGGCGAGTCGGCCGAGCGCGCGGCGGCAGGCGACCTCGACGTCGCGCTGTTCACCTCGTCGCTGACGGTCGAGAACTTCCTCGACGCGGCGGCGGCGCGGGGTGTGCGGGCCGACGCAGTCGCGGGGCTGGGCGAGGCGGTCGTCGGCGTCATCGGCGACCCGACCGCCGAGACCGCGCGCGGTGTCGGCATCCCGGTCGACGTGGTCCCCGCGAGGGCCGACTTCGAGACGCTGGCGTGTGAGACCGTCGAGTTCGCCAGTCCGACCTACCACGAGTGA
- the cobA gene encoding uroporphyrinogen-III C-methyltransferase, which yields MSEQSETVGRVYLVGSGPGDPDLMTLKAARLLEEADVVLHDKLPGPEILGQIPEEKREDVGKRAGGEWTPQEYTNRRLVELAREGKTVVRLKGGDPFVFGRGGEELEHLAEAGIPAEVVPGITSAIAGPAVADIPVTHRDHASSVSFVTGHEDPTKDESAVNWHALAATGGTIVVLMGVGKLPQYTAELRDAGMDPDTPVALVERATWPDMRVACGTLDTIVDVRDEAGIEPPAITVIGEVAGTRDRVRQFLETQSATDRREGADDAE from the coding sequence ATGAGCGAGCAGTCGGAGACGGTCGGGCGGGTCTACCTCGTCGGCAGTGGTCCCGGCGACCCCGACCTCATGACCCTGAAGGCGGCCCGCCTGCTGGAGGAGGCGGACGTGGTCCTCCACGACAAACTCCCCGGTCCGGAGATTCTCGGACAGATCCCCGAGGAGAAACGCGAGGACGTGGGCAAGCGCGCTGGCGGCGAGTGGACGCCACAGGAGTACACCAACCGCCGCCTCGTCGAACTGGCCCGCGAGGGCAAGACCGTGGTCCGACTGAAGGGCGGCGACCCCTTCGTCTTCGGGCGCGGCGGCGAGGAACTCGAACACCTCGCGGAAGCCGGTATCCCCGCCGAGGTCGTGCCGGGGATCACCTCCGCCATCGCCGGACCGGCGGTTGCCGACATCCCCGTCACGCACCGCGATCACGCCTCGTCGGTCTCGTTCGTCACCGGTCACGAGGATCCGACGAAAGACGAGTCGGCGGTGAACTGGCACGCCCTCGCGGCGACCGGCGGGACCATCGTCGTGCTGATGGGCGTCGGTAAACTGCCACAGTACACCGCCGAACTGCGCGACGCCGGGATGGACCCCGACACGCCTGTCGCACTCGTGGAGCGCGCGACGTGGCCCGACATGCGCGTGGCGTGTGGGACCCTCGACACCATCGTCGACGTGCGGGACGAGGCGGGGATCGAACCGCCCGCGATCACCGTGATCGGCGAGGTGGCCGGGACCCGCGACCGGGTGCGGCAGTTCCTCGAAACCCAGTCGGCGACCGACCGCAGGGAGGGAGCCGACGATGCCGAGTGA
- the hemC gene encoding hydroxymethylbilane synthase produces MSDTLRLATRGSDLALRQAATVQEALATTRRDVDLVEVSTTGDELPDELIHRLGKTGAFVRSLDEKVLSGEVDAAVHSLKDVPTDSPDDLVIAAVPERASPNDLLVTTDGTKLRDLPPDAVVGTGSLRRGAQILRERPDLTVEPIRGNVDTRIAKLLAGDLQAEHEARVEDDREAKGHTGEEAYDPEFERDIDDWFDSLSELERRALEQDVDVQYDALVMAEAGLERAGLLHHVEYERLGTWEFVPAPGQGALAITASDPEVVETIQSALDFPRSRVETTVERTVLNTLGGGCVAPVGVHAVLQGGYVHTEAVVLSRDGEEVVERSRDIDVERHARDARELAREMIDDGADELIEAAKREDIGTADTTDDSDRDDTADETTETTDDPDDDTEEEGA; encoded by the coding sequence ATGAGCGACACACTTCGTCTCGCCACCAGAGGGTCGGACCTCGCCCTCCGGCAGGCCGCCACGGTACAGGAGGCACTCGCCACGACCCGTCGTGACGTGGACCTCGTCGAGGTCTCCACGACCGGCGACGAACTGCCCGACGAACTGATCCACCGACTCGGCAAGACCGGCGCGTTCGTCCGGAGTCTCGACGAGAAGGTCCTCTCGGGCGAGGTGGACGCGGCGGTCCACTCCCTGAAGGACGTGCCGACCGACTCGCCCGACGACCTCGTGATCGCCGCCGTCCCCGAACGCGCCAGCCCCAACGACCTGCTCGTCACGACCGACGGGACGAAACTCCGTGATCTCCCGCCGGACGCGGTCGTCGGCACCGGATCGCTCCGGCGCGGCGCGCAGATTCTGCGTGAGCGCCCGGACCTGACGGTCGAACCGATCCGGGGGAACGTCGACACCCGCATCGCCAAACTGCTGGCCGGCGACCTGCAGGCCGAACACGAGGCCCGCGTCGAGGACGACCGCGAGGCGAAGGGCCACACCGGCGAGGAGGCGTACGACCCCGAGTTCGAACGGGACATCGACGACTGGTTCGACTCGCTCTCCGAACTGGAGCGGCGCGCGCTCGAACAGGACGTCGACGTGCAGTACGACGCCCTCGTCATGGCCGAGGCCGGACTGGAGCGGGCGGGTCTCCTGCACCACGTCGAGTACGAGCGCCTCGGGACGTGGGAGTTCGTCCCCGCGCCGGGACAGGGCGCGCTGGCGATCACCGCCAGCGACCCCGAGGTGGTCGAGACGATCCAGTCCGCGCTGGACTTCCCCCGGAGTCGCGTCGAGACGACGGTCGAGCGCACCGTCCTCAACACCCTCGGCGGGGGCTGTGTCGCCCCGGTCGGTGTCCACGCGGTCCTGCAGGGCGGCTACGTCCACACCGAGGCGGTCGTGCTCTCGCGGGACGGCGAGGAGGTGGTGGAGCGGTCGCGGGACATCGACGTGGAACGCCACGCACGCGACGCCCGCGAGTTGGCCCGCGAGATGATCGACGACGGCGCAGACGAGTTGATCGAGGCCGCGAAACGCGAGGACATCGGGACGGCTGACACGACAGACGACTCCGACCGCGACGACACGGCCGACGAAACCACCGAGACGACCGACGACCCCGACGACGACACCGAGGAGGAGGGAGCGTGA
- a CDS encoding monovalent cation/H+ antiporter subunit E, which translates to MTGARLLVPVTDTGTLRSTVEYAVRQATEHAAETGESATVHFVYPVSERLTFETETDETRRAQTLLDQVSVWADEDRGDDETAVTFETALIGTREFLFSPSDYADIFVEYAREHDLDLVVFDPGFSPLGTTPLLPPIENGVRRAGIEVQDAPVQRERRGSRLVRRGTIVQYFALFAASFGFYLLLAGSLAPFELATGVISAGVVATALWGISLTRPVDPIRGGKQLARFALYVPYLLFEIAKANFEVAYVVLHPDLPIDPEMVEFDAAVWSTLPVTTLANSITLTPGTLTVDVSKRHFTVHTLTGDSREELFSGSLERAVRFLFYGRAAARIPSPLERRQTEEEAE; encoded by the coding sequence GTGACTGGCGCTCGACTCCTCGTCCCCGTCACGGACACGGGGACGCTCCGCAGTACGGTCGAGTACGCCGTTCGCCAGGCGACCGAACACGCCGCCGAGACCGGTGAGTCGGCGACGGTCCACTTCGTCTATCCCGTCTCCGAACGACTGACCTTCGAGACGGAGACCGACGAGACGCGGCGCGCACAGACACTCCTCGACCAGGTGAGCGTCTGGGCGGACGAGGACCGTGGCGACGACGAGACGGCGGTGACGTTCGAGACGGCGCTGATCGGCACGCGCGAGTTCCTGTTCAGCCCCAGCGACTACGCGGACATCTTCGTCGAGTACGCCCGCGAGCACGACCTCGACCTCGTCGTGTTCGACCCCGGATTCAGTCCCCTCGGCACGACGCCGCTCCTGCCCCCGATCGAGAACGGGGTCCGCCGGGCCGGCATCGAGGTTCAGGACGCGCCGGTCCAGCGAGAACGCCGGGGGTCGCGGCTCGTCCGACGCGGGACGATCGTGCAGTACTTCGCACTGTTCGCCGCGTCGTTCGGCTTCTATCTGCTCCTGGCTGGCTCTCTCGCGCCCTTCGAACTCGCGACGGGCGTGATCAGCGCGGGCGTCGTGGCGACGGCACTCTGGGGCATCTCGCTCACGCGGCCCGTCGATCCGATCCGGGGCGGCAAGCAACTCGCCCGGTTCGCCCTGTACGTGCCGTATCTGCTGTTCGAGATCGCGAAGGCCAACTTCGAGGTCGCCTACGTCGTCCTCCACCCCGACCTGCCGATCGACCCGGAGATGGTGGAGTTCGACGCGGCGGTGTGGTCGACGCTCCCGGTCACGACGCTCGCCAACAGCATCACCCTCACGCCGGGCACGCTGACCGTCGACGTCTCGAAGCGCCACTTCACCGTCCACACGCTCACGGGCGACTCGCGCGAGGAACTGTTCTCCGGTTCGCTCGAACGAGCAGTGCGGTTCCTGTTCTACGGCCGGGCGGCAGCACGCATCCCGAGTCCGCTGGAACGCCGCCAGACCGAGGAGGAAGCGGAGTGA
- a CDS encoding cation:proton antiporter, with amino-acid sequence MALVNDILLGATAAFILASLVGVFRIVRGPTMPDRVIAVNIIGSNVVIVIALLAAAIGEPGALDIALVYALLNFLLSIAISKFTVERGGVL; translated from the coding sequence ATGGCGCTCGTCAACGACATCCTGCTGGGCGCAACTGCGGCGTTCATCCTCGCCTCGCTCGTCGGGGTCTTCCGGATCGTTCGCGGCCCGACGATGCCCGACCGCGTCATCGCGGTCAACATCATCGGCTCGAACGTCGTCATCGTCATCGCGCTCCTGGCCGCCGCCATCGGCGAACCGGGGGCGCTCGACATCGCGCTCGTGTACGCACTGTTGAACTTCCTGTTGAGCATCGCCATCTCGAAGTTCACCGTCGAACGCGGGGGGGTGCTCTGA
- the mnhG gene encoding monovalent cation/H(+) antiporter subunit G, translating into MTPREIAVLVLAIGGVFFAVVAVVGLVRLPDLYTRAHSTSKSETLGAVLMLAAVAIAFEGNLSTVKTILLLVFMFLTNPTAAHAIVRAAADQGIEPWTTDTEGDDS; encoded by the coding sequence ATGACGCCGCGCGAGATCGCCGTGCTGGTGCTCGCCATCGGCGGCGTCTTCTTCGCTGTCGTCGCCGTCGTCGGCCTCGTCCGACTCCCCGACCTCTACACGCGGGCACACAGTACCTCGAAGAGCGAGACGCTGGGGGCCGTCCTGATGCTCGCGGCGGTCGCCATCGCGTTCGAGGGCAACCTGTCGACGGTGAAGACGATCCTGCTCCTGGTGTTCATGTTCCTCACGAACCCGACTGCCGCACACGCCATCGTCCGCGCGGCGGCAGACCAGGGGATCGAACCCTGGACCACCGACACGGAGGGGGACGACTCGTGA
- a CDS encoding DUF4040 domain-containing protein, with protein MLVFVASCAFATAMLRDVLGSIIAFGAYSLGISIIWVFLRAPDVGLTEAAVGAGVMTILFLATIANTTRPADDRTFERVDPRAAVVALALVAVLSTTLVALPPVGAADSAVVTDDVTRYYLDNAYDETGVENAVTAVLAAYRGFDTLGEATVVYAAGVGLLIVLKKEVFR; from the coding sequence ATGCTCGTGTTCGTGGCGAGCTGTGCGTTCGCCACGGCGATGCTCCGGGACGTGCTCGGGTCCATCATCGCGTTCGGCGCGTACAGCCTCGGCATCTCGATCATCTGGGTGTTCCTGCGGGCGCCCGACGTCGGACTCACGGAGGCCGCGGTCGGGGCGGGCGTCATGACCATCCTGTTCCTGGCGACCATCGCGAACACGACGCGTCCGGCCGACGACCGGACCTTCGAACGCGTCGACCCCCGTGCCGCAGTCGTCGCGCTCGCCCTCGTCGCGGTGCTGTCCACGACGCTCGTCGCTCTGCCCCCGGTGGGGGCCGCAGACTCGGCGGTGGTGACCGACGACGTGACGAGATACTACCTGGACAACGCCTACGACGAGACCGGGGTGGAGAACGCCGTGACGGCCGTGCTCGCGGCCTACCGTGGCTTCGACACGCTCGGGGAGGCCACGGTCGTCTACGCGGCCGGCGTCGGTCTCCTGATCGTCCTCAAGAAGGAGGTGTTCAGATGA
- a CDS encoding MnhB domain-containing protein produces the protein MSTNPPDDESRSAYVESPIIMTTVRIITPFVFTFGLFVMFHGAGSSGGGFQGGVIVGTVVFMLAVAFGTESTRVWAGPKLLIALISLGVFAFLLIGLGSVVLGGGFLEYDVYGIKDASKYGIEAVELAIGLVVSGTVTGLFFVIVSGIQDNVSDTQ, from the coding sequence ATGAGTACGAACCCACCCGACGACGAGTCCCGCTCGGCGTACGTCGAGAGTCCGATCATCATGACGACGGTCCGTATCATCACGCCGTTCGTCTTCACCTTCGGCCTGTTCGTCATGTTCCACGGCGCGGGCTCCTCTGGCGGCGGCTTCCAGGGCGGCGTCATCGTCGGGACCGTCGTGTTCATGCTCGCCGTCGCGTTCGGCACCGAGTCGACTCGCGTCTGGGCCGGCCCGAAACTCCTCATCGCGCTGATCAGCCTCGGCGTCTTCGCGTTCCTGCTCATCGGTCTCGGCTCGGTGGTGCTCGGCGGTGGCTTCCTGGAGTACGACGTGTACGGCATCAAGGACGCCTCGAAGTACGGCATCGAGGCCGTCGAACTGGCCATCGGCCTCGTCGTCTCGGGGACCGTAACCGGGCTCTTTTTCGTCATCGTCTCTGGCATACAGGACAACGTGAGTGATACACAGTGA